A single genomic interval of Rubripirellula reticaptiva harbors:
- a CDS encoding lamin tail domain-containing protein codes for MGRISSFVSQLGNSNRSARVGSKFRRSTKLRNRRFEQLETRKLLASDLFISEYLEGSSNNKALEFYNNSPAAIDLSGYSLERFTNGSLTASATLPFSDFFSSPGEGSLAPGATFVIANPSSNTLILGLADVTSGVINHNGDDAYQLLQGTTVVDTFGVVGVDPGSAWEDGAVSTANQTLRRKPTIVDGNVAGFDPITNLGDEWDSFPSDTSDGLGSHNAGNAGLTLTQSDGSTFVVEGGTTDTFEVVLNLAPTDDVTLTLSTTDGETSTNVPSLVFTAANWDQPQTVTVTAVDDGDFEGAHSGIVSFTASSSDLDYNGLVINDLTVSIADNDAPPANSSFVINEIRVNAGGSITDFAEIVGDPSTSTAGLYLVFVSGEFEPGQIDAVIDLSSGVSDANGFLLATNSTTNVATDSGDVLQPGFSVFGSPQTVFLVEGFTGLVGDDLDATNDGSLDTTPWIGTPFDSVSLVDGDQAPDFSYSATVFGPDGNFTPSGVARDVDGTGNYVQLAFGNDDLDTPGSTNSVVTIAATTDGDEAGPVDGVFTVSQIATKATDTVISYSVGGTATSGDDFVALSGTITILAGNLDATITVPVIDDLVVDIGESVTVTLTAITSGDPSLVLGNGIEATINIADNDFVSTLSPGDLVINEIMQNPSAVFDSNGEYFELWNTTAADIDINGFVISDFDGESHTISNGGSLIVPANGYLVLAINSDPATNGGIVAGYQYSGFNLSNGADEVVITDPVGTVIDTVAYDGGPTFPDPAGASMELILGVASPGTDNDTGSNWQTSTAPIAGSTDFGTPGAANIVPVGDTTPPTITDVKVASSGWSTLFKSTIDTTSSEGLSLPGADQLKNLTWFNLNTIIVEFSEDVQQSGGTDIDLTNLSIAGATVADYEASPGLTATYSDGGGAGPFKLTISLNSGSFGPEKLLVIINDTVQDTAGNLLDGEWTDASSTTSGDTVAGGNFAFRIDVLPGDVSNDDFLLGNDTDTVSGAQFTFAGGAGYDPFTDANGDGFLLGDDTDSISAAQFTFLPSNEPVAPSPTPAPLSPPALDLLSDSDADDSWAYLIDVALTELI; via the coding sequence ATGGGTCGCATTTCAAGCTTCGTTTCTCAACTCGGTAATTCAAATCGATCTGCACGGGTGGGCTCTAAATTTCGCCGGTCCACGAAACTCCGAAATCGTAGATTTGAGCAACTCGAAACGCGGAAACTGCTCGCCAGTGACCTCTTCATCAGCGAATATTTGGAAGGCTCATCAAACAACAAAGCGTTAGAGTTCTACAACAACTCGCCAGCAGCAATTGACCTGAGCGGATATTCACTCGAGCGATTTACCAATGGGTCTCTAACCGCCTCAGCGACGCTGCCGTTCTCTGATTTTTTCTCATCGCCAGGTGAAGGATCGCTGGCTCCCGGAGCAACGTTTGTCATTGCTAACCCGAGTTCCAACACTCTAATTCTTGGCCTTGCTGATGTGACGAGCGGGGTCATCAACCACAACGGGGACGATGCATACCAACTTTTACAAGGCACAACGGTCGTTGATACATTCGGCGTCGTTGGAGTGGATCCAGGTAGCGCTTGGGAAGATGGGGCCGTAAGCACGGCCAATCAAACATTGCGACGCAAGCCGACCATCGTCGATGGTAACGTCGCCGGATTTGATCCGATAACCAACCTCGGCGATGAATGGGATTCGTTTCCGTCGGACACCTCAGACGGACTGGGTTCTCACAATGCAGGCAATGCAGGACTAACTCTGACTCAGTCCGATGGATCCACTTTTGTCGTCGAAGGCGGCACAACGGATACGTTTGAAGTGGTCCTTAACCTAGCCCCGACTGACGATGTGACGCTGACGTTGTCGACAACCGATGGTGAAACTTCGACGAACGTCCCAAGCCTAGTGTTCACCGCGGCAAACTGGGACCAACCACAGACGGTCACAGTCACAGCAGTAGACGATGGTGACTTTGAGGGCGCGCACAGTGGCATCGTTAGCTTTACCGCTTCGAGTTCTGATTTGGATTACAACGGCCTCGTCATCAACGACTTGACCGTCAGCATTGCAGACAATGACGCACCACCTGCGAACTCGTCATTCGTGATCAATGAGATTCGTGTCAACGCCGGAGGCTCGATCACTGACTTCGCAGAAATCGTTGGTGACCCTTCGACGTCAACTGCCGGCCTGTATTTGGTGTTCGTCAGCGGCGAATTCGAGCCAGGCCAGATCGATGCTGTTATCGATCTGTCGTCGGGCGTTTCGGATGCGAACGGGTTCTTGTTGGCAACAAACTCAACCACGAACGTCGCAACTGACTCGGGTGATGTTTTGCAGCCCGGTTTCAGCGTCTTCGGATCGCCACAAACCGTCTTTTTAGTCGAAGGGTTCACCGGTTTAGTGGGCGACGACCTGGACGCTACCAATGACGGATCGCTGGACACGACACCTTGGATCGGCACTCCGTTTGATTCGGTTTCGCTGGTCGACGGTGACCAAGCCCCCGACTTCAGCTACTCGGCGACAGTGTTTGGTCCAGACGGAAACTTCACGCCCAGCGGCGTCGCCCGTGATGTCGACGGTACAGGCAACTATGTTCAACTCGCGTTTGGCAACGACGACCTAGACACCCCCGGTTCAACCAATTCGGTAGTCACCATCGCCGCGACGACGGATGGCGACGAAGCCGGCCCGGTGGATGGCGTCTTCACCGTCTCCCAAATCGCAACAAAAGCAACGGACACGGTCATCAGCTATAGCGTCGGCGGAACGGCCACCAGCGGCGACGACTTCGTCGCACTTAGCGGAACGATCACGATCCTGGCTGGTAATTTGGACGCGACCATCACGGTTCCTGTCATCGATGATTTAGTCGTCGACATCGGCGAGTCCGTGACCGTCACTCTCACTGCGATCACCTCGGGCGACCCAAGTTTGGTACTCGGCAATGGTATCGAAGCAACCATCAACATCGCGGACAACGATTTCGTCAGCACTCTGTCGCCTGGTGACTTGGTGATCAATGAGATCATGCAAAACCCAAGTGCAGTATTCGACAGCAACGGTGAATACTTCGAGCTTTGGAATACCACCGCAGCCGACATCGACATCAACGGGTTTGTGATTTCGGATTTTGACGGCGAATCACACACGATCTCGAATGGCGGCAGCCTGATTGTTCCCGCGAACGGCTATTTGGTTCTCGCGATCAACTCAGACCCTGCCACAAACGGTGGAATCGTTGCCGGATATCAGTATTCGGGATTCAACCTTAGTAACGGGGCCGACGAAGTCGTTATCACTGATCCGGTCGGCACGGTAATCGACACAGTCGCCTATGACGGCGGCCCGACATTCCCTGACCCGGCCGGCGCTTCCATGGAGTTGATTCTTGGGGTGGCATCTCCAGGAACCGACAACGACACGGGATCCAACTGGCAAACCTCCACAGCCCCTATCGCTGGCAGTACCGATTTCGGAACGCCGGGAGCGGCTAATATCGTTCCCGTCGGCGACACAACGCCCCCGACGATTACGGATGTAAAAGTAGCTTCATCAGGTTGGTCGACGCTTTTCAAATCGACGATTGACACGACCTCCTCCGAAGGACTTTCGTTACCGGGTGCTGATCAATTGAAGAACCTGACTTGGTTCAACCTCAACACGATCATCGTTGAATTCAGCGAAGATGTTCAACAGTCCGGTGGAACAGACATTGACCTAACGAATCTGTCGATCGCAGGAGCAACCGTCGCTGATTATGAGGCGTCACCAGGCCTGACGGCAACCTATTCCGATGGTGGTGGCGCAGGCCCATTCAAACTGACCATCAGCTTGAACAGTGGATCATTTGGTCCCGAGAAACTGCTGGTGATTATCAACGATACCGTTCAAGACACTGCCGGAAATTTGCTTGACGGCGAATGGACCGATGCGTCAAGCACGACTTCAGGTGACACCGTCGCAGGCGGCAACTTTGCCTTCCGCATCGATGTCCTTCCCGGTGATGTGTCAAACGACGACTTCCTGCTTGGGAATGACACCGACACAGTATCCGGCGCGCAGTTCACTTTTGCCGGCGGCGCGGGCTACGATCCGTTCACCGACGCAAACGGTGACGGCTTCTTGTTAGGTGACGATACAGACAGCATTTCGGCTGCTCAGTTCACCTTCCTGCCATCCAATGAACCTGTAGCGCCATCCCCGACACCTGCTCCGCTGAGCCCGCCCGCGTTGGACCTTTTATCAGATTCAGACGCGGATGATTCTTGGGCGTATTTAATAGATGTTGCTCTAACCGAACTCATCTGA